A single window of Gambusia affinis linkage group LG18, SWU_Gaff_1.0, whole genome shotgun sequence DNA harbors:
- the rela gene encoding transcription factor p65 isoform X1 translates to MDGVYGWGMTTINPVQPASPYIEIIEQPKQRGMRFRYKCEGRSAGSIPGEKSNDTTKTYPAIKVHNYSGPLRVRISLVTKNPPHKPHPHELVGKDCKHGYYEADLQERRIHSFQNLGIQCVKKKDVNEAITCRLQTSNNPFNIPEPKVWEEEFDLNSVRLCFQATITLPTGDMFPLPPVVSQPIFDNRAPNTAELKICRVNRNSGSCRGGDEIFLLCDKVQKEDIEVRFYQDSWEGKGTFSQADVHRQVAIVFRTPPYHDTNLSEPIKVKMQLRRPSDREVSEPMDFQFLPADPDEYRLTEKRKRTGDMFQNLKLGSMLSTVSVPQDRRQISLARRPVSAKLTSMNTQAAAEVAPSASGLKPFSYNQPGQLFSVQPKVEASSSVSTVTTNQTWKIMESLKLGPTNPVQTFTMSSVSAPSSSTTSTAANNEYSTVNLSDLHEFFPNISSPMAEESAASQGSAAAPQTGSTFPLQESQFRVDPPLVDDEIPDFSNFTDAPGPGTLDSLNMDEFEDLLNPRLMSEAGSAASMLTSSQQGVLSSSAAASQNGAASQNLPDHVNNPGSTYMNYPNSIANLLRNEDMIVLASSTNINQQPAMLDDFDVLMSADEDRLISIFNSGSQAGFVSGHPT, encoded by the exons GTTCACAACTACAGCGGCCCGCTCCGGGTCCGCATCTCCCTGGTGACAAAGAACCCTCCGCACAAGCCCCACCCCCACGAACTGGTTGGGAAAGACTGCAAACATGGCTACTATGAGGCCGACCTGCAGGAGAGACGAATCCACAG TTTTCAGAACCTGGGCATTCAGTGTGTGAAGAAGAAGGACGTCAACGAGGCCATCACTTGCAGACTGCAGACCAGCAACAACCCCTTCAACA TTCCTGAGCCCAAGGTGTGGGAGGAAGAGTTTGACCTGAATTCTGTGCGACTTTGCTTCCAGGCCACCATCACCCTCCCCACGGGGGACATGTTTCCTCTGCCGCCTGTCGTCTCGCAGCCCATCTTTGACAACA gagCCCCGAACACAGCCGAGTTGAAAATCTGCAGAGTGAACCGTAACTCCGGCAGCTGCAGAGGAGGGGATGAAATCTTCCTCCTCTGTGATAAAGTGCAAAAAG AGGACATCGAGGTGCGGTTCTACCAGGACTCCTGGGAGGGGAAGGGCACGTTCTCTCAGGCTGACGTCCACCGGCAGGTGGCCATTGTGTTCCGCACGCCTCCCTATCACGACACTAACCTCAGCGAGCCCATTAAGGTGAAGATGCAGCTCAGACGGCCCTCTGACCGTGAAGTCAGCGAGCCGATGGACTTCCAGTTCCTACCTGCTGACCCAG ATGAATACAGGCTGACTGAGAAGAGAAAGCGTACAGGAGACATGTTCCAGAACTTGAAGCTGGGATCTATGTTATCAACTG TGTCCGTTCCACAAGACAGACGGCAAATAAGCCTCGCACGGAGACCAGTTTCAGCTAAACTGACTTCAATGAACACACAAGCAG caGCGGAGGTTGCTCCTTCTGCCAGTGGGTTGAAACCCTTCTCATACAATCAACCAGGACAGCTGTTCTCAGTCCAGCCTAAGGTTGAGGCATCTTCGTCCGTCTCTACGGTGACTACCAACCAAACCTGGAAGATCATGGAGAGCTTGAAGCTGGGCCCCACCAACCCGGTGCAGACCTTCACGATGAGCTCCGTGTCGGccccttcctcctccaccacctccaccgCTGCCAACAACGAGTACTCCACTGTCAACCTGTCGGACCTTCACGAGTTCTTCCCCAACATTTCCTCCCCCATGGCCGAGGAGTCCGCGGCTTCTCAGGGAAGCGCCGCCGCCCCACAGACTGGCAGCACCTTCCCCCTGCAGGAGTCCCAGTTCCGGGTAGACCCCCCACTAGTAGACGACGAGATCCCGGACTTCTCCAACTTCACTGACGCTCCGGGGCCGGGCACCCTGGACAGCCTCAACATGGATGAATTCGAGGACCTTCTGAACCCACGCCTAATGAGCGAGGCTGGATCTGCCGCGTCCATGCTGACATCTTCCCAACAAGGAGTCCTCTCCAGCTCGGCTGCTGCGTCCCAGAACGGCGCCGCGTCCCAGAACCTCCCAGACCACGTCAACAACCCAGGAAGCACCTACATGAATTACCCCAACAGCATCGCCAACCTCCTCCGGAACGAGGACATGATCGTCCTGGCGTCCAGCACCAACATCAACCAGCAGCCCGCCATGCTGGATGACTTCGACGTGCTGATGTCCGCCGACGAAGACCGcctcatttccatttttaacaGCGGGAGCCAAGCCGGCTTTGTGTCAGGACACCCAACTTAA
- the rela gene encoding transcription factor p65 isoform X2, giving the protein MDGVYGWGMTTINPVQPASPYIEIIEQPKQRGMRFRYKCEGRSAGSIPGEKSNDTTKTYPAIKVHNYSGPLRVRISLVTKNPPHKPHPHELVGKDCKHGYYEADLQERRIHSFQNLGIQCVKKKDVNEAITCRLQTSNNPFNIPEPKVWEEEFDLNSVRLCFQATITLPTGDMFPLPPVVSQPIFDNRAPNTAELKICRVNRNSGSCRGGDEIFLLCDKVQKEDIEVRFYQDSWEGKGTFSQADVHRQVAIVFRTPPYHDTNLSEPIKVKMQLRRPSDREVSEPMDFQFLPADPDEYRLTEKRKRTGDMFQNLKLGSMLSTVSVPQDRRQISLARRPVSAKLTSMNTQAAEVAPSASGLKPFSYNQPGQLFSVQPKVEASSSVSTVTTNQTWKIMESLKLGPTNPVQTFTMSSVSAPSSSTTSTAANNEYSTVNLSDLHEFFPNISSPMAEESAASQGSAAAPQTGSTFPLQESQFRVDPPLVDDEIPDFSNFTDAPGPGTLDSLNMDEFEDLLNPRLMSEAGSAASMLTSSQQGVLSSSAAASQNGAASQNLPDHVNNPGSTYMNYPNSIANLLRNEDMIVLASSTNINQQPAMLDDFDVLMSADEDRLISIFNSGSQAGFVSGHPT; this is encoded by the exons GTTCACAACTACAGCGGCCCGCTCCGGGTCCGCATCTCCCTGGTGACAAAGAACCCTCCGCACAAGCCCCACCCCCACGAACTGGTTGGGAAAGACTGCAAACATGGCTACTATGAGGCCGACCTGCAGGAGAGACGAATCCACAG TTTTCAGAACCTGGGCATTCAGTGTGTGAAGAAGAAGGACGTCAACGAGGCCATCACTTGCAGACTGCAGACCAGCAACAACCCCTTCAACA TTCCTGAGCCCAAGGTGTGGGAGGAAGAGTTTGACCTGAATTCTGTGCGACTTTGCTTCCAGGCCACCATCACCCTCCCCACGGGGGACATGTTTCCTCTGCCGCCTGTCGTCTCGCAGCCCATCTTTGACAACA gagCCCCGAACACAGCCGAGTTGAAAATCTGCAGAGTGAACCGTAACTCCGGCAGCTGCAGAGGAGGGGATGAAATCTTCCTCCTCTGTGATAAAGTGCAAAAAG AGGACATCGAGGTGCGGTTCTACCAGGACTCCTGGGAGGGGAAGGGCACGTTCTCTCAGGCTGACGTCCACCGGCAGGTGGCCATTGTGTTCCGCACGCCTCCCTATCACGACACTAACCTCAGCGAGCCCATTAAGGTGAAGATGCAGCTCAGACGGCCCTCTGACCGTGAAGTCAGCGAGCCGATGGACTTCCAGTTCCTACCTGCTGACCCAG ATGAATACAGGCTGACTGAGAAGAGAAAGCGTACAGGAGACATGTTCCAGAACTTGAAGCTGGGATCTATGTTATCAACTG TGTCCGTTCCACAAGACAGACGGCAAATAAGCCTCGCACGGAGACCAGTTTCAGCTAAACTGACTTCAATGAACACACAAGCAG CGGAGGTTGCTCCTTCTGCCAGTGGGTTGAAACCCTTCTCATACAATCAACCAGGACAGCTGTTCTCAGTCCAGCCTAAGGTTGAGGCATCTTCGTCCGTCTCTACGGTGACTACCAACCAAACCTGGAAGATCATGGAGAGCTTGAAGCTGGGCCCCACCAACCCGGTGCAGACCTTCACGATGAGCTCCGTGTCGGccccttcctcctccaccacctccaccgCTGCCAACAACGAGTACTCCACTGTCAACCTGTCGGACCTTCACGAGTTCTTCCCCAACATTTCCTCCCCCATGGCCGAGGAGTCCGCGGCTTCTCAGGGAAGCGCCGCCGCCCCACAGACTGGCAGCACCTTCCCCCTGCAGGAGTCCCAGTTCCGGGTAGACCCCCCACTAGTAGACGACGAGATCCCGGACTTCTCCAACTTCACTGACGCTCCGGGGCCGGGCACCCTGGACAGCCTCAACATGGATGAATTCGAGGACCTTCTGAACCCACGCCTAATGAGCGAGGCTGGATCTGCCGCGTCCATGCTGACATCTTCCCAACAAGGAGTCCTCTCCAGCTCGGCTGCTGCGTCCCAGAACGGCGCCGCGTCCCAGAACCTCCCAGACCACGTCAACAACCCAGGAAGCACCTACATGAATTACCCCAACAGCATCGCCAACCTCCTCCGGAACGAGGACATGATCGTCCTGGCGTCCAGCACCAACATCAACCAGCAGCCCGCCATGCTGGATGACTTCGACGTGCTGATGTCCGCCGACGAAGACCGcctcatttccatttttaacaGCGGGAGCCAAGCCGGCTTTGTGTCAGGACACCCAACTTAA
- the lg18h11orf68 gene encoding UPF0696 protein C11orf68 homolog: protein MEEEAPADSEAETYAAEAETYAAEAMAADMDPWIVFDSRNTPRSEFDGWLESNRPSQVYRFGDEDNGVSPVGWIAVLGPNHCPSTGDVTGLQESWDKLLASSRPVTFQTVKELALNHGVLSGKWLMHLASGFKLDHAWECVARAALEGKISLVKVSPYNPKAEGKQVICAYNQNFTDESEVVQLDSFIRATGVKCPLSYKPDVYTYLGIYRNNRWKLCPTIYESKFDLERVPRRSHIINKVTNLEVT, encoded by the coding sequence ATGGAGGAGGAAGCCCCCGCGGACAGCGAGGCAGAGACCTACGCCGCGGAGGCAGAGACCTACGCCGCGGAGGCCATGGCTGCAGACATGGACCCCTGGATAGTTTTCGACTCCAGAAATACCCCCCGGTCCGAATTTGACGGCTGGCTGGAGAGCAACAGACCCTCCCAGGTGTACCGGTTTGGGGACGAAGACAACGGGGTCAGTCCGGTGGGGTGGATAGCCGTGCTGGGTCCCAACCACTGCCCGTCTACAGGTGACGTGACTGGTCTCCAAGAGAGCTGGGACAAACTGCTTGCCAGCTCCCGGCCTGTCACCTTCCAGACTGTGAAAGAACTGGCCCTCAACCACGGCGTACTTTCCGGAAAGTGGCTCATGCACTTAGCCTCTGGCTTCAAGCTGGACCACGCGTGGGAGTGCGTGGCCAGAGCAGCCTTAGAGGGGAAAATCTCCCTGGTCAAAGTGAGTCCTTACAACCCCAAGGCGGAAGGCAAGCAGGTGATCTGCGCCTATAACCAGAACTTCACAGACGAAAGCGAAGTGGTACAGCTGGACTCCTTCATCCGGGCCACGGGCGTCAAATGCCCCCTCTCCTACAAGCCAGACGTCTACACCTACCTGGGGATCTATCGGAACAACCGCTGGAAGCTCTGCCCCACCATCTATGAGAGCAAGTTTGACCTGGAGCGTGTGCCAAGGCGCTCGCACATCATCAACAAAGTCACAAATCTGGAAGTAACATAA